The Streptomyces tendae genome has a window encoding:
- a CDS encoding arsenate reductase family protein, with product MEIWINPACSKCRSAISLLDAEGVDYTVRRYLEDVPSEDEIREVLERLGLEPWDITRTQEAAAKELGLKDWPRDAGARDRWIAALAAHPKLIQRPIITADDGTAVVARSEEAVRDALSR from the coding sequence ATGGAGATCTGGATCAACCCGGCCTGTTCCAAGTGCCGCAGCGCGATCAGCCTGCTCGACGCGGAGGGGGTGGACTACACCGTCCGCCGCTACCTGGAGGACGTGCCGTCCGAGGACGAGATCCGCGAGGTGCTGGAGCGGCTCGGACTGGAGCCGTGGGACATCACCCGGACCCAGGAGGCGGCGGCGAAGGAACTCGGCCTCAAGGACTGGCCGCGGGACGCCGGCGCGCGGGACCGCTGGATCGCGGCGCTGGCCGCGCACCCGAAGCTGATCCAGCGGCCGATCATCACGGCGGACGACGGCACGGCGGTCGTAGCCCGCTCGGAGGAGGCCGTACGGGACGCGCTGTCCCGCTGA
- the glnII gene encoding glutamine synthetase gives MSFKAEYIWIDGTEPTAKLRSKTKILGDDAKGADLPIWGFDGSSTNQAKGHASDCVLKPVFVCPDPIRGGDDVLVLCEVLNTDMTPHESNTRAALAEVAEKFAAQEPIFGIEQEYTFFKDAYPLGFPKGGFPAPQGGYYCGVGSDEIFGREVVEAHLDNCLKAGLGLSGINAEVMPGQWEFQVGPLSPLEVSDQLWVARWLLYRTAEDFGVAATLDPKPVKGDWNGAGAHTNFSTKAMRESYDAIITAAESLGEGSKPLDHVKNYGAGIDDRLTGLHETAPWNEYSYGVSDRGASVRIPWQVEKDGKGYIEDRRPNANVDPYVVTRLLVDTCCTALEKAGQV, from the coding sequence GTGAGCTTCAAGGCCGAGTACATCTGGATCGACGGCACCGAGCCGACCGCCAAGCTGCGGTCCAAGACGAAGATCCTGGGCGACGACGCGAAGGGCGCCGACCTGCCGATCTGGGGCTTCGACGGGTCCTCCACCAACCAGGCCAAGGGCCACGCCTCGGACTGCGTGCTCAAGCCGGTCTTCGTCTGTCCCGACCCGATCCGCGGCGGCGACGACGTCCTGGTGCTGTGCGAGGTCCTGAACACGGACATGACGCCGCACGAGTCGAACACCCGCGCCGCGCTGGCCGAGGTCGCCGAGAAGTTCGCCGCGCAGGAGCCGATCTTCGGCATCGAGCAGGAGTACACCTTCTTCAAGGACGCCTACCCGCTCGGCTTCCCCAAGGGCGGCTTCCCGGCCCCGCAGGGCGGCTACTACTGCGGTGTCGGTTCCGACGAGATCTTCGGCCGTGAGGTCGTCGAGGCGCACCTGGACAACTGCCTGAAGGCGGGCCTCGGCCTGTCCGGCATCAATGCCGAGGTCATGCCCGGCCAGTGGGAGTTCCAGGTCGGCCCGCTGTCCCCGCTGGAGGTCTCCGACCAGCTGTGGGTGGCCCGCTGGCTGCTCTACCGCACCGCCGAGGACTTCGGCGTCGCCGCCACCCTCGACCCCAAGCCGGTCAAGGGCGACTGGAACGGCGCCGGCGCGCACACCAACTTCTCCACCAAGGCGATGCGCGAGTCCTACGACGCGATCATCACCGCCGCCGAGTCCCTGGGTGAGGGCTCCAAGCCGCTGGACCACGTCAAGAACTACGGCGCCGGCATCGACGACCGCCTCACCGGCCTGCACGAGACCGCCCCGTGGAACGAGTACTCGTACGGCGTCTCGGACCGCGGCGCCTCGGTCCGCATCCCGTGGCAGGTCGAGAAGGACGGCAAGGGCTACATCGAGGACCGCCGTCCCAACGCCAACGTCGACCCGTACGTGGTGACCCGTCTGCTGGTCGACACCTGCTGCACCGCGCTGGAGAAGGCCGGCCAGGTCTGA
- a CDS encoding winged helix-turn-helix domain-containing protein: MATTPSLSSSSPLPPVPAARSRLRAVDRDEVVTVADLLPPGATWLPAAPDAVPVLPGRPPMVGYLVLVPADRRPPFPRPASVPPGPADDDALIRVDPVRRTAEVDGRQLDLTYLEFELLAHLVAHPDRVHTRDHLVGTVWGYGHVGDGRTVDVHVARLRRKLGAGFRDAIRTVRRVGYKYVPPVRR; this comes from the coding sequence ATGGCGACCACCCCTTCCCTGTCCTCCTCCTCCCCCCTCCCGCCCGTCCCCGCCGCCCGGTCCCGGCTGCGCGCCGTCGACCGGGACGAGGTGGTCACGGTCGCGGACCTGCTGCCGCCCGGCGCCACCTGGCTGCCCGCCGCGCCGGACGCGGTGCCCGTGCTGCCCGGCCGGCCGCCGATGGTCGGCTACCTGGTGCTGGTCCCCGCCGACCGGCGGCCGCCGTTCCCGCGGCCGGCGTCCGTACCGCCCGGCCCCGCGGACGACGACGCGTTGATCCGGGTCGACCCGGTACGGCGCACCGCCGAGGTCGACGGCCGCCAACTGGACCTGACGTATCTGGAGTTCGAGCTGCTCGCCCATCTCGTGGCGCACCCGGACCGGGTGCACACCCGGGACCACCTGGTGGGCACGGTGTGGGGCTACGGCCATGTCGGCGACGGGCGCACGGTCGACGTCCACGTCGCCCGGCTGCGCCGCAAGCTCGGCGCCGGGTTCCGCGACGCCATCCGCACGGTGCGCCGTGTCGGCTACAAGTACGTGCCGCCGGTGCGGCGCTGA
- a CDS encoding NAD-dependent epimerase/dehydratase family protein, with product MRLLLLGGTEFVGRTVAEAALARGWEVTVFHRGRHEAPPGTRELLGDRTEVDGLAALDEEPGTWDVVVDTWSSAPRAVRDAARLLRDRAGRYVYVSSCSVYTWAPPAGYGEDAPVVEGASPDADVTDYARDKRGGELAAVDAFGADRSVLVRAGLLLGPYENVGRLPWWLNRVARGGPVLAPGPRDLPLQYVDGRDLAEWILGAAEQGLSGPYNLMSPQGHTTMGELLEACVRVTGGPAELRWTAPEVVLDAGVEPWTQLPVWVPPHSDMHDALHSADVSRAVATGLRCRPVAETVADTWAWLRDIGGTAPRRPDRTVKGLDPEVEAKVLAAAQGV from the coding sequence ATGAGACTTCTGTTGCTGGGTGGTACGGAGTTCGTGGGCCGGACCGTCGCCGAGGCGGCCCTCGCGCGGGGCTGGGAGGTGACCGTCTTCCACCGCGGGCGGCACGAGGCACCCCCGGGCACCCGGGAGCTGCTGGGAGACCGCACCGAGGTGGACGGGCTGGCGGCGCTGGACGAGGAACCGGGCACGTGGGACGTCGTCGTCGACACCTGGTCGTCCGCCCCGCGCGCGGTACGGGACGCGGCGCGGCTGCTGCGGGACCGCGCCGGACGGTACGTGTACGTGTCGAGCTGCTCGGTGTACACCTGGGCGCCGCCCGCCGGGTACGGCGAGGACGCCCCCGTGGTGGAGGGCGCCTCCCCGGACGCCGACGTGACCGACTACGCGCGGGACAAGCGGGGCGGCGAGCTGGCCGCGGTGGACGCCTTCGGCGCGGACCGCTCGGTGCTGGTGCGGGCCGGGCTGCTGCTCGGGCCGTACGAGAACGTGGGCCGGCTGCCCTGGTGGCTGAACCGCGTGGCGCGCGGCGGTCCGGTGCTCGCTCCCGGCCCGCGGGACCTGCCGCTGCAGTACGTCGACGGGCGTGACCTCGCGGAGTGGATCCTCGGCGCGGCCGAACAGGGGCTGAGCGGGCCGTACAACCTGATGTCGCCGCAGGGGCACACCACCATGGGCGAGCTGCTGGAGGCCTGTGTGCGGGTGACCGGCGGGCCGGCCGAGCTGCGGTGGACGGCGCCCGAGGTGGTCCTCGACGCCGGGGTGGAGCCGTGGACCCAGCTCCCGGTGTGGGTACCGCCGCACAGCGACATGCACGACGCGCTGCACTCGGCGGACGTCTCCCGGGCGGTCGCGACCGGGCTGCGCTGCCGGCCGGTCGCGGAGACCGTCGCGGACACCTGGGCCTGGCTGCGGGACATCGGCGGCACGGCACCGCGGCGCCCCGACCGGACGGTCAAGGGGCTGGACCCCGAGGTGGAGGCGAAGGTGCTGGCCGCAGCCCAGGGGGTGTAG
- a CDS encoding sensor histidine kinase — MTTGTHAHDGRNAAREFPLAAVRGLALALVSLPGAVVCFVAAVVSVCLIPIGVGIVTTPYVLKGVRAFADWRRVLAAEWGGVRIPPAYRPLPKDANPWARTFGMLGDPATWRDLLWLPVDMTAGFVTALLPPALIVYPLEGFAVAAGLWRVLPDPWWYGFVPVSGQKSALGAAALALALLAVGHFTAARLLRVHFLLTRAVLGSGGRELAERVRVLTETRRDAVDTSAAELRRIERDLHDGAQARLVAVGMDLGTVEALIEKDPRQARELLARTRQSSAEALTELRDLVRGIHPPVLAERGLGDAVRALALRLPVATEVDVTLPGRADAPVESAAYFAVSEVLANAVKHSGADRIWVDLHHADGHLRVTVTDNGRGGAVIGGGSGLAGVERRLGTFDGVLAVSSPAGGPTLVTMEIPCVLS, encoded by the coding sequence ATGACCACCGGGACGCATGCACACGACGGACGGAACGCGGCGCGGGAATTCCCGCTCGCGGCGGTACGGGGACTGGCGCTGGCGCTGGTGTCGCTGCCGGGGGCGGTGGTGTGCTTCGTGGCGGCCGTGGTGTCGGTCTGCCTGATCCCGATCGGCGTCGGCATCGTCACCACGCCGTACGTGCTGAAGGGCGTGCGGGCGTTCGCGGACTGGCGGCGGGTGCTGGCGGCCGAGTGGGGCGGGGTGCGGATCCCGCCCGCGTACCGGCCGCTGCCGAAGGACGCGAACCCGTGGGCGCGGACCTTCGGCATGCTGGGCGATCCGGCGACCTGGCGGGACCTGCTGTGGCTGCCGGTCGACATGACGGCCGGCTTCGTCACCGCGCTGCTGCCGCCCGCCCTGATCGTCTACCCGCTGGAGGGGTTCGCGGTGGCGGCCGGGCTGTGGCGGGTGCTGCCGGACCCGTGGTGGTACGGCTTCGTGCCGGTGTCCGGGCAGAAGTCCGCACTGGGCGCCGCCGCGCTGGCCCTGGCACTGCTGGCGGTCGGTCATTTCACCGCCGCCCGCCTGCTGCGCGTCCACTTCCTGCTCACCCGGGCCGTACTGGGCTCCGGCGGCCGGGAACTGGCCGAGCGGGTGCGGGTGCTGACCGAGACCCGGCGGGACGCCGTGGACACCTCGGCCGCGGAGCTGCGGCGCATCGAGCGGGACCTGCACGACGGGGCGCAGGCGCGTCTGGTGGCCGTGGGGATGGATCTGGGGACCGTCGAGGCGCTGATCGAGAAGGACCCGCGGCAGGCGCGGGAACTGCTGGCACGGACCCGGCAGTCGTCCGCGGAGGCGCTGACCGAGCTGCGGGACCTGGTGCGCGGCATCCATCCGCCGGTGCTGGCCGAGCGGGGGCTCGGGGACGCGGTGCGGGCGCTGGCGCTGCGGCTGCCGGTGGCCACGGAGGTGGACGTGACGCTGCCCGGGCGGGCGGACGCGCCGGTGGAGTCGGCCGCGTACTTCGCGGTGAGCGAAGTGCTGGCCAACGCGGTGAAGCACTCCGGCGCGGACCGGATCTGGGTGGACCTGCACCACGCCGACGGACATCTGCGGGTGACCGTCACCGACAACGGGCGGGGCGGCGCGGTGATCGGGGGCGGTTCGGGTCTGGCCGGGGTGGAGCGGCGGCTGGGTACATTCGACGGCGTCCTGGCCGTCAGCAGCCCCGCGGGCGGTCCCACCCTGGTCACCATGGAGATTCCGTGCGTGTTGTCCTAG
- a CDS encoding response regulator transcription factor — protein MRVVLAEDLFLLRDGLVRLLGAHGFDIVAAVGSGPELTRALAEEEPDVAVVDVRLPPTQTDEGLQCALRARRERPGLPVLVLSQHVEQLYARELLADGEGGVGYLLKDRVFDAEQFVDAVRRVAAGGTAMDPQVIQQLLARRSGADRPLERLTPRELEVLELMAQGRTNAAVAARLVVTERAIAKHTANIFAKLGLEVSDDDNRRVLAVLAYLDHGR, from the coding sequence GTGCGTGTTGTCCTAGCCGAAGACCTGTTCCTGCTGCGTGACGGGCTCGTCCGGCTGCTCGGGGCGCACGGCTTCGACATCGTCGCGGCCGTGGGGTCCGGGCCGGAGCTGACCCGGGCGCTCGCCGAGGAGGAGCCGGACGTCGCCGTGGTCGACGTGCGGCTGCCGCCCACCCAGACCGACGAGGGGTTGCAGTGCGCGCTGCGGGCCCGGCGCGAGCGGCCCGGACTGCCGGTGCTGGTGCTCTCCCAGCACGTGGAGCAGCTGTACGCGCGCGAGCTGCTGGCGGACGGCGAGGGCGGGGTGGGGTATCTGCTGAAGGACCGGGTGTTCGACGCGGAGCAGTTCGTGGACGCGGTCCGGCGGGTGGCGGCGGGCGGTACGGCCATGGACCCGCAGGTGATCCAGCAGCTGCTGGCGCGGCGGTCCGGCGCGGACCGGCCGCTGGAACGGCTGACGCCCCGGGAGCTGGAGGTGCTGGAGCTGATGGCGCAGGGGCGGACCAACGCGGCCGTCGCGGCCCGGCTGGTGGTGACGGAACGGGCCATCGCCAAGCACACCGCCAACATCTTCGCCAAACTGGGCCTGGAGGTGTCGGACGACGACAACCGTCGCGTGCTGGCGGTTCTCGCGTATCTCGACCACGGCCGGTGA
- a CDS encoding DUF1996 domain-containing protein, with protein sequence MGRNTRKRRTPLATKVIAGAAALAIGGGGLVWANFYASAHEENGGHNRTKSRPSQVATINCPDVGQKLTKVPRKARWGVARELARLDRQITDAYTRLAETRQAQAGDANYVDNAILGPLKSKRVATLDRIDINIKRAGGQARDLGRFAPCQGVPAEQQPGGDDGGQNGGGQDGGGQDGGQNGGGQDDGGQGNGGQAGNGPVADDFIKIEDVQPNSRNLPNGLAANGGTGSTGSFTTECGKNDNALRNSDNVIVAPGVSNGAQHQHDYVGNQANTAFASDEDLANGETTCQNQGDRSSYFWPVLRIQDGTQDIDQDQPGGGQDGNVGKIVAPTEVNLKFVGNRTGDVVAMPRALRIITGDAKAFTNGLNNANTAWSCTGFEDRQVTDKYPICPEGSGVVRTTSFQSCWDGQNSDSANHRTHVDFVEADGTCSNGFQAIPQLQVRLVYDNIPAPQIDNGQLVSPYAVDTFPEQLHKPITDHNDFINFFDENLMNEMVECINSGRDCQ encoded by the coding sequence ATGGGACGCAACACAAGAAAACGCCGTACACCGCTGGCCACCAAGGTGATAGCCGGGGCGGCGGCCCTGGCCATCGGTGGGGGCGGTCTGGTCTGGGCCAACTTCTACGCCTCGGCGCACGAGGAGAACGGGGGGCACAACCGGACGAAGTCGCGGCCGTCGCAGGTCGCCACGATCAACTGTCCGGACGTCGGCCAGAAGCTGACCAAGGTGCCCCGCAAGGCGCGCTGGGGCGTCGCGCGGGAACTGGCGCGGCTCGACCGTCAGATCACCGACGCGTACACGCGTCTCGCCGAGACGCGCCAGGCGCAGGCGGGCGACGCGAACTACGTCGACAACGCCATCCTCGGCCCGCTGAAGTCCAAGCGCGTGGCCACCCTGGACCGTATCGACATCAACATCAAGCGGGCAGGCGGCCAGGCGCGCGACCTCGGCCGGTTCGCCCCGTGCCAGGGCGTGCCCGCGGAGCAGCAGCCCGGGGGCGACGACGGCGGCCAGAACGGCGGGGGCCAGGACGGCGGGGGTCAGGACGGCGGCCAGAACGGCGGCGGTCAGGACGACGGCGGCCAGGGCAACGGCGGGCAGGCCGGCAACGGTCCCGTGGCGGACGACTTCATCAAGATCGAGGACGTGCAGCCGAACTCCCGCAACCTGCCCAACGGCCTCGCCGCGAACGGCGGCACCGGCTCGACCGGCAGCTTCACCACCGAGTGCGGCAAGAACGACAACGCGCTGCGCAACTCGGACAACGTGATCGTCGCGCCCGGCGTCAGCAACGGTGCCCAGCACCAGCACGACTACGTCGGCAACCAGGCCAACACGGCCTTCGCGAGCGACGAGGACCTGGCGAACGGCGAGACCACCTGTCAGAACCAGGGCGACCGGTCGTCGTACTTCTGGCCGGTGCTGCGGATCCAGGACGGCACGCAGGACATCGACCAGGACCAGCCGGGCGGCGGCCAGGACGGCAACGTCGGCAAGATCGTGGCGCCCACCGAGGTGAACCTGAAGTTCGTCGGCAACCGGACCGGCGACGTGGTCGCGATGCCCCGGGCGCTGCGCATCATCACCGGTGACGCCAAGGCCTTCACCAACGGTCTGAACAACGCCAACACCGCCTGGAGCTGCACCGGCTTCGAGGACCGGCAGGTGACGGACAAGTACCCGATCTGCCCCGAGGGCAGCGGCGTGGTCCGTACGACCAGCTTCCAGAGCTGCTGGGACGGGCAGAACAGCGACAGCGCCAACCACCGCACGCACGTCGACTTCGTCGAGGCGGACGGCACCTGCTCGAACGGCTTCCAGGCCATCCCCCAGCTCCAGGTCCGCCTGGTGTACGACAACATCCCGGCCCCGCAGATCGACAACGGGCAGCTGGTGAGCCCGTACGCGGTGGACACCTTCCCGGAGCAGCTGCACAAGCCGATCACCGACCACAACGACTTCATCAACTTCTTCGACGAGAACCTGATGAACGAGATGGTCGAGTGCATCAACAGCGGCCGCGACTGCCAGTAG
- a CDS encoding TetR/AcrR family transcriptional regulator has protein sequence MTTGVRRRLGVEERRQQLIGVALELFSSRSPDEVSIDEIASRAGISRPLVYHYFPGKLSLYEAALRRAAEDLSSRFTEPHEGPLGSRLRRVMARFFDFVEEHGPGFSALMRGGPAVGSSTTNALVDSVRQAAYEQMLAHMGVVGPAPARLELVVRSWISLVESTALIWLDGRRVPREELEAQLVQNFAALAAVAAARDEEMATLLRGLVKQEPGDGPFTDLAARLISLATD, from the coding sequence ATGACTACCGGGGTACGTCGCAGGTTGGGAGTCGAGGAGCGTCGGCAACAGCTGATCGGCGTGGCCCTCGAACTGTTCAGCAGCCGTTCCCCCGACGAGGTCTCGATCGACGAGATAGCGTCCCGGGCGGGCATCTCGCGCCCGCTCGTCTACCACTACTTCCCCGGCAAACTCAGCCTGTACGAAGCCGCGTTGAGGCGTGCCGCGGAGGACCTGTCGTCGCGGTTCACGGAGCCGCACGAGGGCCCGCTGGGCTCACGGCTGCGGCGGGTGATGGCCCGGTTCTTCGACTTCGTCGAGGAGCACGGCCCCGGATTCTCCGCCCTGATGCGCGGCGGCCCCGCGGTGGGCTCCTCGACCACCAACGCCCTGGTCGACTCGGTGCGTCAGGCCGCGTACGAGCAGATGCTGGCGCACATGGGTGTGGTGGGTCCGGCGCCGGCGCGGCTGGAACTGGTGGTGCGCTCCTGGATCTCGCTCGTCGAGTCGACGGCGCTGATCTGGCTGGACGGGCGGCGGGTGCCGCGCGAGGAGCTGGAGGCGCAGCTGGTGCAGAACTTCGCGGCGCTGGCCGCGGTCGCCGCCGCGCGGGACGAGGAGATGGCGACGCTGCTGCGCGGCCTGGTCAAGCAGGAGCCGGGCGACGGCCCGTTCACCGACCTGGCCGCCCGGCTCATCTCCCTGGCCACCGACTGA
- a CDS encoding 5-carboxymethyl-2-hydroxymuconate Delta-isomerase codes for MPQITVDYSKPLADGFDRPAFARDLHDVVVEIAAARPPACKTRFRRTEEVVVGPDTDGHALVHVHIALLAGRTDETKARLTEAVLELLRQYVKPAEGQMLHASAEVRDLDPSYRKFEGE; via the coding sequence ATGCCGCAGATCACCGTCGACTACTCCAAGCCCCTCGCGGACGGTTTCGACCGGCCCGCCTTCGCGCGGGACCTGCACGACGTCGTCGTGGAGATCGCCGCCGCCAGGCCCCCGGCCTGCAAGACGCGGTTCCGGCGGACCGAAGAGGTCGTCGTCGGCCCCGACACCGACGGACACGCCCTGGTGCACGTGCACATCGCCCTGCTGGCCGGCCGCACCGACGAGACCAAGGCCCGTCTCACCGAGGCGGTCCTGGAGCTGCTGCGGCAGTACGTGAAGCCGGCCGAGGGGCAGATGCTGCACGCCTCCGCCGAGGTGCGCGACCTGGACCCGTCCTACCGGAAGTTCGAGGGCGAATAG